The stretch of DNA CATAACTTTTCGCCAAATATAGTGTTGTAACACCGGTTAAAAAATTTTAGGGCTATAGCAAGAATACTCTATAAGCTATCAATCATTTCGAGCAGAGAGCGCGTCTCCGTGATTGTGTCGGGACGGTCAAAAATGGGTGAAAAACTTAAGACTCCGGCCAAAAGTTTACATGAGGGCCCGTGGCGTAGCTAGGAAGCGTGGCGGCCTCCGGAGCCGTAGGTCCCGGGTTCGAGTCCCGGCGGGCCCGCCTCCATTGTCTCGAGAATTCGGGAAAGGCGCAGGATTTCATTGACTATCCCTTTAACCTCGCCTACCTTGCGTGGGTGAGAGTATATGGCGTAAAGGGTTTTCCCATTGTGGTGCCTAGAGTTTATCCGCACTAACGGGGTACTAAAATCGTCTAGTCGCAGGGCTCTGAAAGCCTCAAGAGATAGGGGGAGCATCAGTTTGAGCTTTATCCTCCTGATCATCTGTGCTACAGCCTTTTGATCAGCTCTCCGAATAGCTTTTCATCGACAAGCGCTCCTCCAGCAGCCGGGTGGCCTCCACCCGTAAAGTTCATCTCCTTTGCGAGCTTCTGCAGTAGAGAACCCAGATCGATCGATTCGTCGAGTCGCCTAAACGAGATCTTAACTTTCCCGCTTTTCAGCAGGGAGGCTACGCCCACAATTTTCTTACCCGCTGCGCGTAGCGTATTAGCAAACTCGCTGGCTATTATGGAACTCACGGGGCCTGTGATTTTCGGCAGATCTTCATCAATCAGGTACACTACGCTATTTTGGCCGGAGCTGAACGGGGAGTCTTTCTGTTCCAGAATTTTGCTCAGCTGTCTTGCAAGAATTCTCCTGTACTCTTTTATACTTTCTTCTGCCCTCACGATGAAGATCCCCCGGTGTCCGAAGTTCAACGATAACGCAGTGCCGTATTGATCCAGTCTACCTAAGGCATTGAGCACGTACGCGTACTCCCTCAAATCCTTGAGGGGGCTTGAGTCGGCCTCTCGGAGGAGATAGTAGTTATACCCGAAAATTTTCTCGGCCTCTTTTACGTTAACCCCCTGACTTATCATGTACTTTACGAGCTCTGAAGCCAGGTGTTTGATTTCACTATGACTTAAGGAGCCGACCTGCCGCGCTGTGTCTCCATCCCGCGGATTGATTCCTATGCTCTCAAGGAACTTTATGCAGGCTGTAGGGTTTCCCGATAAGCCAGGGATATACGGGTCAAGGGTGGAGGCTAGCGCGTCGACGAGTATCCTCCTCTTAGACCCGAAAAGTCTGAGGGATACTGTTTCGCCGATAACCCCCTTGCGTTTCCCCTCCTCTAAAACCTCCCTGTTGAGCCCAGTTAGCGACGATTTTTCCCCAACATCCAGCCTATCGCCTAGCGCGCCAGCGATGGCAACAGGAATTAGGCGCTCGTCGGCGTTGAGAGTGCGAGAGGCTATAACATAGGAGAGCGTTGAGGAGCTCGTTTGCGTCGAGGCTTCAACACCTACCAGGTAGGGGTTTACCTCTACGAGCTGCCTCCATCTGTCTGGGGTTGAGGGGACATGATGGTCGACTATCATAATCCTCTTGTTAGGTGCAAGCTCTCTGAGCAGCCCCTTATACCCGCTGCCCAAGTCGAGAAAGATTATTGATGGATAATCCTTGAAGGGGAGTTGCTCCAGGGTCTCCGGGTACGTCTGCTCGACAAATACTAGCTGGAAAGGCACGTCCAGTTGCAGGAGCACCCAGGCGAAGATGGAGGCTGAGGAGAGTCCATCAGCATCGTAGTGCGAGACTACTAGCGTTGGCTCTCCAGCTTCTCTCAAGTACATTAAAAACTCGCGAGAATGGCTTAGGAACACCTCAAGATGACTGAGCATGCAGGATGACCAGAGATTTTACACTCACCTAGGTGTAGAGAGCGATCTTTTCTGGCTCGTATCTCCAGTCAGGTGGGAGTACCCCCTCCCTCTTGTAGTACTTAGCAAGCCTGTGGATTTTACTCTCTACCAGCTGTAGACCTCTTTTCGAGTGATAATCCTTCGGGTGCTCCTCTAGGTGCTTCCTGATCCTGATAGCCTTCCTAATTAGGTTCATTAAATCCTCCGGCACCTCCGGGGCGAGTCCACGCTCACGCAGGATCTGAAGAATGCTCTTACCCGTCACGGCTTTAACGAGAGGGATACCATATTGATCGCGTAAAATCAGGCCGATCATCGATGGGGGATAACCCTTCCTGTAGAGCGAGACGACGAGACCCTCAACCTGCTCTGGGCTAGCGTCAACCCAATCGGGCTTCTTCAACTCTGGAGGCCTCTTCGAACCTGAGCGGCCTTTCTCCTTAGACTTTCTCATAACTCTCTCCCTGAAGAAAAATTCACGGTCAATAAAAATGTTATGCGTTCGCTATCCCAGGCGGTGCTTAGCTCATCTGCTCCCTTCACTGGTCGGAGTTTCCTTGCAGAATGAACATAGTCCTCCTAAGAAGTCTTTAGTCAGCGGCGACGCGGACGCATTCTCTTCTCGCTCCGCACAGGTCACTCGCCGGGCTGCTATTCGTCGGAACAAAACGGGGGGTCCCGCTAAGCTTTGCCCGCTGGGGATTATCTCTTCCTCGCCGTGGACCGAAAAGTGAAGAAACCCCCTGTGCTGGAGTGGCTAGGGGCCATGGAGATATGGGAAAGAAAACATGATGTTTGACGTTTTAAGGGGCTGTGGCAACTACTCTCTCTTCTTTCCGCTTCTCGGGTGGTACCCAGTATCCCTCGTAGCTCTCAATGCCTACACCCCGAACTATTTCTAGCACAGTCATTTTTTTAGCCTTGAGCCGGTCCCTCAGCATGTCTAAACCTTTCCACGGGTCTGTGTGCTCACCGCATGTGAAAACGTCAATGGCCGCATAACCGTACTCAGGCCATGTATGTATGGAGATGTGCGACTCGGCTATGAGAACGTACCCACTGACACCGTGAGGCTTGAACCTGTAGAAGTCAAAGCTCACAACTGTACTATTTGAAGCCACTGCTGAGTCGAGCAGCGCCGTCTTTATCACATCGATACTGTCCAGTGCCACAGGGTCGCATTCGAACATCTCCACTATCAGGTGGCGGCCGACGCCTCCTCCTCTCACCCCGCGATTTCTCCCCGTCATCTCCCTACGAAATCCACATCAACTCTCAAAATTTAAATAATTCCCCCTCTTTCCCGATGAGAAAATAGTACTTTTCTAGCCAATTAACGCCTCCAGGTCTGTATAAATTACCGTTTTTAGTTAAAATTTGTGTAATTATTTCAGTAACTTCTGCAATGGACTTCCCCGTAGTATCCACCTCGTAGACTCTCTCCTCACCTATGCTCTGCACCGCGGAGATCAACACGGCGTCAAGGATTTCGGCTTCAACATTCTCGCGGACCTTCAGGTCAGGATACCCCCTTTTAATCAAGCGCTCGCGAAGAACTAGGGGATCCAATCTAAGGACTATGGCTACCGACACCTTGCTCGGTGGGAGCGCCTCGACCACATGCGTGTCGATGATCTCGTTGCAAGTTAACGTCTTCTCTAAGTATCCTCTTAGTCTTTCGACATCCACGATGTACGATTCCCGCACGGCATCGTATGCGGTGTAGAACTTCTCGCGCTTGACAACCTCTGCAAGATCAACGTAGGGCTTCCCGGTGCGCTCGGCTAGGAGACGAGCCACGGTAGTCTTTCCAACACCGGGAGTTCCCGCGATAACTATTGCCAAGGCACAACAACCCTCAGCTAAATTTTTGGCATCAACCCCACAGTGATCTGCGGTGCTATGATCATGGCCACCAGGTTCGCCAAGAGGAGCAGGAACGCGTGAAGGAAGCCTGCCGAAACCCTCTCGGAGCCTATTTTGCCGGCTGCCAGGCCCATCATGTAGCTGTTGATGATCACGGGCGGGAGGAACATGGATATAAGTTGCTCGGTAGATATGCTCTGACCGGCGAACTTAAGCATCGATCCCATGAAGCTTATGAGTATAAGCACGACTACCGTGATTATCAAAGCACCAACATACGGCATTAGCATAAGTGGCCTCAGAGCTGCCCGTTTCTCCT from Infirmifilum sp. NZ encodes:
- a CDS encoding DHH family phosphoesterase is translated as MYLREAGEPTLVVSHYDADGLSSASIFAWVLLQLDVPFQLVFVEQTYPETLEQLPFKDYPSIIFLDLGSGYKGLLRELAPNKRIMIVDHHVPSTPDRWRQLVEVNPYLVGVEASTQTSSSTLSYVIASRTLNADERLIPVAIAGALGDRLDVGEKSSLTGLNREVLEEGKRKGVIGETVSLRLFGSKRRILVDALASTLDPYIPGLSGNPTACIKFLESIGINPRDGDTARQVGSLSHSEIKHLASELVKYMISQGVNVKEAEKIFGYNYYLLREADSSPLKDLREYAYVLNALGRLDQYGTALSLNFGHRGIFIVRAEESIKEYRRILARQLSKILEQKDSPFSSGQNSVVYLIDEDLPKITGPVSSIIASEFANTLRAAGKKIVGVASLLKSGKVKISFRRLDESIDLGSLLQKLAKEMNFTGGGHPAAGGALVDEKLFGELIKRL
- a CDS encoding 30S ribosomal protein S15 — protein: MRKSKEKGRSGSKRPPELKKPDWVDASPEQVEGLVVSLYRKGYPPSMIGLILRDQYGIPLVKAVTGKSILQILRERGLAPEVPEDLMNLIRKAIRIRKHLEEHPKDYHSKRGLQLVESKIHRLAKYYKREGVLPPDWRYEPEKIALYT
- the speD gene encoding adenosylmethionine decarboxylase, coding for MTGRNRGVRGGGVGRHLIVEMFECDPVALDSIDVIKTALLDSAVASNSTVVSFDFYRFKPHGVSGYVLIAESHISIHTWPEYGYAAIDVFTCGEHTDPWKGLDMLRDRLKAKKMTVLEIVRGVGIESYEGYWVPPEKRKEERVVATAP
- a CDS encoding adenylate kinase family protein; this translates as MAIVIAGTPGVGKTTVARLLAERTGKPYVDLAEVVKREKFYTAYDAVRESYIVDVERLRGYLEKTLTCNEIIDTHVVEALPPSKVSVAIVLRLDPLVLRERLIKRGYPDLKVRENVEAEILDAVLISAVQSIGEERVYEVDTTGKSIAEVTEIITQILTKNGNLYRPGGVNWLEKYYFLIGKEGELFKF